A genome region from Candidatus Hinthialibacter antarcticus includes the following:
- a CDS encoding M56 family metallopeptidase yields MQNYTLGFDILLSIVLHWALASIVFISINEWLIGNSQRSESLQPLICLQSCITILFFFPIFYSIFPFKITKEIIVYSHLSNWFPYLYYSFITLFFIRFTFNFSSYILIRFDWFRKRNFNTIHSPAWLLNLVEEEKKRLDINKPIQVVVIDGIGSPAVINGFKAIIFMPAQIVSQWAISDIKPIIIHELVHVRNRDHFFLGMIDFIQTILWFFPGVYWLKRRFYQASEFVCDDAAASACEDKKEYAKILFRIYEIAQFDSNKNAVCAFANPNYSVHSRIQRLLSNTDHKAPLSFFSKAATTLPLVVLMFFLCSIHIEIVYSQNPDIPIELIQTETIEPAFQQYQTPTPEAVLTSFAQSNSQAVVAGSRAWIWEEEDVEEAGPFFSIASGWSFDPSVMEAQQTGEIQLPNEYVLTESSITPLKNIVEYRIQKSTDDLLIISGEYKNLRPLIDLPDVTDLKQYIGANLFDASSSNNPELVATLPLRTDYSGDIYWVLGVAVVNRELILVDVDVQDEFESYHRIFAYDVSDARAPKLKWVMDNPMTLLYDAMLDEHDNDILYLAGDDLLVCQLTETSCKPIKKLQFENTACFFFALLPFESGIAAIVQEKISDPFDLPYPPSELCFIPLYPNTVAKNVTFLPFIGDDQLSSHILLGTFRNGNRIIAVTTHEAFVMEVVDDVPREVGVFPTGNKSLVPFNVGGYYFIGREPTHVYDDHIFSPEQTIQNWMGY; encoded by the coding sequence ATGCAGAACTATACACTTGGTTTTGACATACTGTTATCGATTGTCCTACATTGGGCGCTGGCATCCATTGTATTCATATCGATAAACGAATGGCTTATTGGTAATTCACAACGAAGCGAGTCTCTACAACCATTAATTTGTTTGCAATCATGCATAACAATTCTTTTCTTTTTCCCTATTTTCTATAGCATTTTTCCATTTAAGATCACGAAAGAAATAATAGTATACAGTCATTTGAGTAATTGGTTTCCGTATTTATATTATTCCTTTATTACTCTTTTTTTCATTCGCTTTACCTTTAATTTCAGTTCATACATACTGATACGGTTCGATTGGTTTCGGAAACGTAATTTTAATACAATCCATTCTCCTGCCTGGTTGTTGAATTTGGTTGAAGAAGAAAAAAAACGTTTAGACATCAATAAGCCAATCCAAGTCGTCGTCATTGACGGCATCGGGTCTCCAGCGGTAATTAATGGCTTCAAGGCGATTATTTTTATGCCTGCGCAGATTGTAAGCCAATGGGCTATTAGCGATATTAAACCTATCATCATCCATGAACTCGTACATGTTCGCAATCGTGATCATTTCTTTTTAGGCATGATTGATTTCATACAAACCATATTATGGTTTTTCCCAGGCGTATATTGGTTAAAGCGCCGGTTTTACCAAGCCAGTGAGTTTGTTTGTGATGATGCTGCTGCCAGCGCATGTGAAGATAAAAAAGAATATGCAAAAATTCTATTTCGTATTTATGAAATTGCGCAATTTGACTCAAATAAAAACGCCGTATGCGCTTTTGCCAATCCTAACTATAGCGTCCATTCGCGTATTCAACGGCTTCTTTCAAATACAGATCATAAAGCGCCGCTTTCATTTTTCTCTAAAGCCGCTACAACTCTGCCTCTCGTCGTTCTCATGTTTTTCCTCTGCTCAATTCATATAGAGATCGTTTATTCACAAAACCCAGACATCCCTATTGAATTGATTCAAACAGAGACCATTGAACCGGCATTTCAACAGTATCAAACTCCAACGCCAGAGGCCGTCTTGACCTCATTCGCCCAGTCAAATTCACAGGCCGTTGTCGCTGGTTCAAGGGCATGGATTTGGGAAGAAGAGGATGTGGAGGAAGCCGGACCATTTTTCAGCATCGCCAGCGGTTGGTCATTTGATCCTAGCGTTATGGAGGCTCAACAAACTGGCGAAATACAACTTCCGAACGAATATGTGCTCACTGAATCCTCGATTACTCCACTGAAGAATATAGTGGAGTATCGAATTCAAAAATCCACTGATGATTTACTCATAATCAGCGGCGAGTATAAAAACCTTCGCCCCTTGATTGATCTACCGGATGTTACTGATCTCAAGCAGTATATTGGCGCGAATCTATTTGACGCATCCAGTTCAAACAATCCAGAACTCGTCGCAACTCTTCCCCTCCGAACAGATTACAGTGGAGATATTTATTGGGTTCTTGGCGTTGCGGTGGTTAACAGAGAATTAATACTCGTCGATGTAGACGTGCAAGATGAATTTGAATCGTACCATCGTATTTTTGCGTATGACGTTTCGGACGCGCGGGCCCCCAAATTGAAGTGGGTTATGGATAACCCCATGACTTTACTTTATGACGCAATGCTCGACGAGCATGACAACGACATTTTATATTTGGCTGGAGATGATTTGCTTGTATGCCAATTGACGGAGACAAGTTGTAAACCAATCAAGAAGTTGCAATTTGAAAATACTGCTTGTTTCTTTTTTGCATTGTTGCCGTTTGAATCGGGAATTGCCGCTATTGTACAAGAAAAAATATCCGATCCGTTTGATTTGCCCTATCCTCCGTCGGAACTCTGTTTTATACCTCTTTACCCGAATACCGTTGCGAAAAATGTTACGTTCCTTCCATTCATTGGAGACGATCAGTTAAGTTCTCACATATTATTGGGGACATTTCGCAACGGAAACCGCATAATTGCAGTAACGACCCACGAGGCCTTCGTTATGGAAGTGGTTGATGACGTCCCTCGTGAAGTCGGCGTATTCCCAACGGGCAATAAAAGTTTGGTTCCTTTTAACGTTGGCGGCTATTACTTCATTGGTCGCGAACCGACTCATGTCTATGACGATCATATCTTCTCACCAGAACAAACCATTCAAAATTGGATGGGATACTAG
- a CDS encoding sugar-binding protein — MATVGYTQAEPVAWADFEVDVNGWWTEEHAIGMIWSEEGAGPGSFGSIATLIDPNQPDDDSPESKVAGNLPEGINIADYEYVSFYYKCDSDAYTGNTMFLMPMVGGGASGAGASHSGTMIGDGEWHYEEYHISEFSNWWGEWSWDATDTLVIGVWETNDRGECEMFYDHVMLFNTPGDGVLLAQEGAPEITQTVPASGAQLSALSEITISFNQAVEGVADDGSNLLVNGQPATSVTTSNNRIFVFTGFPEPTGDTADIEVVAGDIKTANGDAFAGYSFSIGLYSAKSYTAPFAAVAPTMDGVIDSGEYAGDMVNSWKDSLGAQDPESDTDWNAEWTATHDANYVYVAFRAADDVRETAADAWAQDNVEFFIDGPNLKDGTGNQFRANWDGTEWTTSANENWEFTVGDTGDGWIVEARFEKSVLDIPADGSIGFNIQPSDNDDGTRGTYHFWEDSPANNNPWDNAASWGNMVLVPGTSNVTDWSLN; from the coding sequence ATGGCAACAGTCGGTTACACACAAGCGGAACCTGTTGCTTGGGCAGATTTTGAAGTAGACGTAAATGGCTGGTGGACAGAAGAGCACGCAATTGGAATGATCTGGTCAGAAGAAGGCGCCGGTCCCGGCTCTTTTGGTTCAATCGCAACCTTGATTGACCCAAATCAACCAGATGATGACAGCCCGGAATCAAAAGTCGCTGGAAACTTACCCGAAGGCATCAACATTGCTGATTATGAGTATGTTTCCTTTTACTACAAATGCGACAGTGACGCCTACACAGGCAACACCATGTTCCTCATGCCAATGGTTGGCGGCGGAGCATCAGGCGCTGGAGCGTCACACTCCGGCACTATGATTGGCGACGGAGAATGGCATTACGAAGAGTACCATATATCCGAATTTTCGAACTGGTGGGGCGAGTGGAGTTGGGATGCAACTGATACGCTCGTGATCGGCGTTTGGGAAACCAATGACCGCGGCGAATGCGAAATGTTTTATGACCACGTGATGTTGTTTAACACTCCTGGCGACGGCGTTTTGCTTGCGCAAGAAGGTGCGCCCGAAATTACCCAAACCGTCCCTGCATCTGGCGCACAACTTTCAGCATTGAGCGAAATTACCATTTCATTCAATCAAGCAGTCGAAGGCGTCGCCGACGATGGAAGCAACCTATTGGTCAATGGTCAGCCTGCGACTTCAGTCACAACTTCCAACAATCGTATTTTTGTCTTCACCGGTTTCCCTGAACCAACGGGAGACACCGCAGACATTGAAGTCGTTGCTGGCGATATCAAAACAGCGAACGGCGATGCGTTTGCGGGTTATTCTTTCAGCATTGGCCTTTATTCAGCCAAGTCATACACCGCCCCATTCGCGGCCGTTGCGCCAACCATGGACGGCGTCATTGACAGCGGCGAATACGCTGGCGACATGGTGAATAGTTGGAAAGACAGTCTGGGCGCTCAAGACCCCGAAAGCGATACCGATTGGAACGCAGAGTGGACAGCGACGCATGACGCAAATTATGTGTATGTAGCGTTCCGCGCTGCGGATGATGTTCGTGAAACGGCGGCTGACGCTTGGGCGCAAGACAATGTCGAATTCTTCATTGACGGCCCCAACTTGAAAGACGGAACCGGAAATCAGTTCCGCGCCAATTGGGACGGAACGGAATGGACGACTTCCGCTAACGAAAATTGGGAATTCACTGTCGGCGACACTGGCGACGGTTGGATTGTAGAAGCGCGCTTTGAAAAGTCGGTCTTAGATATTCCGGCGGATGGAAGCATCGGCTTCAATATTCAACCCAGCGACAACGACGACGGAACCCGTGGAACGTATCATTTCTGGGAAGATTCTCCCGCAAATAATAACCCCTGGGACAACGCCGCTTCATGGGGCAACATGGTTCTTGTTCCTGGAACGTCAAACGTCACGGACTGGAGCCTCAATTAA
- a CDS encoding BlaI/MecI/CopY family transcriptional regulator, with the protein MVRPKFPILSEWEQTLLQLIWERNAATANDIVEDLSTKQIHRSNSAIRTTLSSLEKKGYLKHRIQDNTYIYYATVSNEDVENDALDYVKKVFFNGSLHSMLLRLVNKDEITPEQILELKNQLEEVDKN; encoded by the coding sequence ATGGTACGTCCAAAATTTCCGATTCTAAGCGAGTGGGAGCAGACTCTTCTTCAATTGATATGGGAGAGAAACGCTGCGACTGCGAATGACATCGTAGAAGACTTGTCAACAAAACAAATCCACCGAAGCAACTCAGCCATTCGGACGACTCTCAGTTCACTAGAAAAAAAGGGATATCTAAAGCACCGGATACAAGATAACACCTATATATACTATGCGACGGTTTCAAACGAAGACGTTGAAAATGATGCGTTAGATTATGTAAAAAAAGTGTTTTTTAATGGGTCTTTGCATTCCATGTTACTTCGTTTAGTCAATAAAGATGAGATCACACCAGAGCAAATTCTTGAACTTAAAAACCAATTAGAGGAAGTTGATAAAAACTGA
- a CDS encoding prepilin-type N-terminal cleavage/methylation domain-containing protein has translation MQRKSDAYSLIELLVVVAIIGILTTVSVRQLGMAKIRAEVARVQSDFHNVGVAINLYKVDSGSYPATKLAKVSAASNYVQAMFELTTPTAYINQLPDSPWLGKNLHLNVLYYAQRFYERSNRYNEDWDFSYDYTYYTKDAMLHIPMQTKPNWSLTSHGPTGIGSSATHYNSSNGTLSNGAVFHHDY, from the coding sequence ATGCAGAGAAAATCTGACGCATATTCATTGATTGAACTTCTCGTTGTTGTTGCAATCATTGGGATATTAACAACGGTCTCCGTTCGGCAACTTGGCATGGCCAAAATAAGAGCTGAAGTTGCCCGCGTACAATCGGATTTTCACAACGTCGGTGTCGCAATCAATCTCTACAAAGTCGACTCGGGCAGCTATCCAGCAACTAAATTGGCTAAGGTTTCAGCGGCTTCAAACTATGTCCAAGCCATGTTCGAACTAACGACTCCCACTGCGTATATAAACCAATTGCCTGATAGCCCCTGGCTTGGTAAAAACCTGCATCTCAATGTACTTTACTATGCGCAACGGTTTTATGAACGTTCAAATCGTTATAACGAAGACTGGGATTTCAGCTATGACTATACCTATTACACCAAGGATGCCATGCTCCACATTCCAATGCAGACAAAACCAAACTGGTCATTAACAAGCCATGGTCCGACCGGCATTGGTTCCTCTGCGACTCATTACAATTCATCAAATGGAACATTAAGTAACGGTGCGGTCTTTCACCATGATTACTAA
- a CDS encoding prepilin-type N-terminal cleavage/methylation domain-containing protein produces the protein MQRKSDAYSLIELLVAVAIIGILTTISVQQLGMAKVRAEVARVQSDFHNLGVAINSYKVDSGSYPATKLAKVSLASNYVQAMFELTTPTAYINQLPDSPWLGKNLHLHVLYRAQRNYERTNRYNENWGFTYDYTYWIGASVLHIPMQTIPNWTLTSHGPTGIGSTGTPYDSSNGTLSNGWIFHHDY, from the coding sequence ATGCAGAGAAAATCTGACGCATATTCATTGATTGAACTTCTCGTTGCCGTGGCAATCATTGGGATATTGACAACAATCTCCGTCCAGCAACTTGGCATGGCCAAAGTAAGAGCCGAAGTTGCCCGCGTACAATCGGATTTTCACAACCTAGGCGTCGCAATCAATTCATACAAAGTCGATTCGGGCAGCTATCCAGCAACGAAATTGGCTAAGGTTTCACTGGCTTCAAACTATGTTCAAGCCATGTTCGAACTCACGACTCCCACTGCGTATATAAACCAATTGCCTGATAGCCCCTGGCTTGGTAAAAACCTGCATCTCCATGTACTTTACAGAGCGCAACGGAATTATGAACGTACAAATCGTTATAACGAAAATTGGGGTTTCACCTATGACTACACCTATTGGATAGGGGCTTCTGTGCTTCACATTCCAATGCAGACAATACCAAACTGGACATTAACAAGCCATGGTCCGACCGGCATTGGTTCCACTGGGACTCCTTACGATTCATCAAATGGAACCTTAAGTAACGGTTGGATCTTTCACCATGATTATTGA
- a CDS encoding SOS response-associated peptidase: MNCAIEHQQTMCGRFTLFSKLDLIKILYQYLDETGQNEHVPSPEEWEEIVRRHTSYNIAPSQEALVIRNGDNNGEKQLASLKWGLVPAWAKDLKQARKPINARAETVAESGMFRGAFKSRRCLVPSSGFYEWKKLDAKTKQPHFIRMKSEEPLLFAGLWERWRREDDELQTFTIITTEPNEVMAPIHNRMPVILNQKECKQWLDPDANDSAALKALLKPYPADEMEAYPVNPAVNSPRNNQPECTTPFEPQNRSDERLF; this comes from the coding sequence TTGAACTGTGCAATTGAACACCAACAAACCATGTGTGGACGATTTACGTTATTTTCTAAGCTTGATTTGATCAAAATCCTCTATCAGTATCTGGATGAGACGGGACAGAACGAGCATGTCCCTTCGCCGGAGGAATGGGAAGAAATCGTCCGGCGGCATACGTCGTACAACATCGCACCGTCGCAAGAAGCGCTGGTTATCCGCAACGGAGATAACAACGGCGAAAAGCAATTGGCCTCGCTCAAGTGGGGGCTGGTTCCCGCCTGGGCGAAAGACCTCAAACAAGCCCGCAAACCCATCAACGCCCGCGCCGAGACCGTCGCTGAGTCGGGCATGTTTCGCGGCGCCTTCAAAAGCCGCCGCTGCCTGGTTCCGTCGTCGGGGTTCTATGAATGGAAAAAGTTAGACGCCAAGACCAAACAGCCGCACTTCATCCGCATGAAGAGCGAGGAGCCGTTGCTATTCGCTGGATTATGGGAACGCTGGAGACGCGAAGACGACGAATTGCAAACCTTCACCATCATCACCACCGAACCGAATGAAGTGATGGCGCCGATTCACAACCGCATGCCAGTCATCTTAAATCAGAAAGAGTGCAAGCAATGGCTTGATCCAGACGCCAACGACAGCGCGGCGTTGAAAGCGCTGCTCAAGCCCTACCCTGCTGATGAGATGGAAGCCTACCCCGTCAATCCAGCGGTGAACTCACCGAGAAATAATCAACCCGAATGTACTACGCCCTTTGAGCCCCAAAATAGATCCGATGAACGATTGTTTTAG
- a CDS encoding SUMF1/EgtB/PvdO family nonheme iron enzyme, protein MYICNYLKARNAHCYLLFLISSIMLCTQSVEGQNLKEYIFFSVYNNGVYDSIWRMNPDGTNKQIVFEEPGVKIFFYNISPDGEKIVIAKETELWTYDIDGTNPQLIDTTDSLPFLSPRWSPDSQKILYVIGSSGSNRKFSLINADGTNKVMTSVFGHRQSFTRDGNHVIYLGPTNSNSNNYDIWICDYDGTTLSNAVNLSPGSPYESTSTKGQAISADGVVLDYLWPSNTIATRQLIENNGVFSLGPRINLFGATTYDASWSYNDQKIVLNRGYDIFIANPDGSGLVNLTNSPERENGALYVLTKNLDLDQENNEPIIIDIPNLPANAKPLEMVKIPAGTFMMGSPEDELDRNASRESPLHNVTISQDFYMGIYEITQAQWEAVMGNNPSINGGNPNHPVENISWNDSQEFIENLNEFGQGTFRLPTEAEWEYACRAGTTTRYYWGDDLTYSEINDYAWFSGNASIPQVVGIKIPNSYGLYDMAGNITEWCIDGLQAYLDGDQIDPVQDLSGTVPCVRGGSIKSLAEYCRSAQ, encoded by the coding sequence ATGTATATTTGTAATTATTTAAAAGCCAGGAATGCTCATTGTTATTTGCTTTTTCTAATTAGCTCGATAATGCTGTGTACACAAAGTGTTGAGGGACAAAATCTCAAAGAATACATTTTCTTTTCTGTTTATAATAATGGTGTATATGACAGTATCTGGAGAATGAATCCAGATGGTACGAATAAACAAATAGTTTTTGAAGAACCTGGAGTAAAGATTTTTTTCTATAATATTTCACCAGATGGAGAGAAAATTGTAATTGCCAAAGAAACTGAATTATGGACTTACGATATTGATGGAACTAACCCTCAATTGATAGACACAACAGATTCACTACCTTTTCTTAGTCCTAGATGGTCGCCAGATTCTCAAAAAATACTTTATGTTATCGGGAGTTCTGGTTCTAATCGAAAATTTTCTTTAATTAATGCTGATGGTACAAACAAGGTCATGACATCAGTATTCGGACATCGTCAATCATTCACACGAGATGGTAACCATGTAATATACCTTGGTCCTACTAATTCAAATTCCAATAATTATGATATTTGGATTTGTGATTATGATGGAACAACGCTTTCAAACGCAGTAAACCTCTCTCCAGGTTCTCCATATGAAAGTACCTCTACAAAAGGACAAGCAATCTCTGCCGATGGAGTCGTGCTAGATTATTTATGGCCTTCAAACACTATTGCTACGCGGCAACTTATCGAAAATAATGGAGTATTCAGTTTAGGACCGCGCATCAATCTCTTTGGTGCGACAACTTATGATGCATCTTGGTCATACAACGATCAGAAAATTGTGTTAAATAGGGGCTATGACATTTTCATAGCAAATCCAGATGGAAGTGGTCTTGTGAATTTAACGAACAGTCCAGAGAGAGAAAATGGAGCTTTATATGTCCTAACAAAAAATCTTGATTTAGATCAAGAAAATAATGAACCAATCATTATAGATATTCCTAATTTACCCGCTAATGCAAAACCACTGGAAATGGTTAAAATTCCGGCTGGCACTTTTATGATGGGAAGCCCTGAAGACGAACTAGATCGTAATGCTTCTCGTGAGAGCCCACTTCACAATGTCACAATAAGTCAAGATTTTTATATGGGTATCTATGAAATAACCCAAGCGCAGTGGGAAGCCGTGATGGGGAATAATCCATCGATCAATGGTGGTAATCCAAACCATCCTGTTGAAAATATTTCATGGAATGATAGTCAGGAGTTCATTGAGAATCTGAACGAATTTGGGCAAGGGACTTTCCGTTTGCCTACTGAAGCAGAATGGGAATATGCATGTCGTGCTGGTACGACGACTCGGTATTATTGGGGGGATGACTTAACTTATTCAGAGATCAATGATTACGCATGGTTTAGTGGAAATGCGTCGATACCTCAAGTGGTTGGAATTAAAATCCCTAATTCCTATGGATTATATGACATGGCAGGCAACATTACTGAATGGTGTATTGATGGATTGCAAGCATATCTTGATGGAGACCAAATTGATCCTGTTCAAGACCTATCTGGAACTGTTCCATGTGTAAGAGGTGGTTCGATTAAAAGTTTAGCGGAATATTGCCGCTCTGCTCAATGA
- a CDS encoding HYR domain-containing protein: protein MSNATLTVSDGQASDQGSVIVYVKDTTPPALEDLENITVNAADSSGAIIFYPTPAASDIADPSPIVSATPTSGSLFPFGDTVVYYSATDFSGNVSSASFVVSVFDQIPPQITCQGNIVVEAESEFGTVVYYPTPEAMDNVDPSPIVECNPPSGSLIPVGSTIVNCTATDSSGNASNCSFIVSVTDTTSPDINCPGNIYAEAIDSNGAVVEYSVEATDIVDQDVDVVCIPPSGSVFPIGHNIVTCTATDDYGNSSECSFDIYVDDTTPPIIQCLNDISVEAMSSDGAVVEFVVSASDTVDSEVDVNCTPPSGSVFSLGDTLVQCIASDDAGNSSTCTFVVNVTDTTPPIIVCPGELIVVEAVDENGAIVNYLVTASDIVDQDVELICDPPSVSEFPLGQTTVSCIAIDNSGNSTICEFVVNVIDTTSPVILCPSDIYVEATGYEGSVVEFVVLASDTVDQEVDVSCNSQTGSVFPLGETVVQCIATDDYGNNSTCSFVITVIDTTLPEIDCPENISVEATSPDGVVVEFTVVATDSVDQNVDIVCNPVSGSVFSIGQTTVTCIAVDDFGNQAICSFVVKVTDTTPPQINDAVPDPAEIWPPNNKMIPVTISVDAFDTASETVNCQIISVTSDEEITEDDWEITGDLTLLVRADRDGNGDGRVYFILVECTDEYGNASQEVVEVTIAHDQSGKSNKKDKKPAKPPKK from the coding sequence ATGTCAAATGCAACGCTTACTGTGTCGGATGGTCAAGCGTCAGATCAAGGGAGCGTTATTGTCTATGTGAAAGACACGACTCCACCAGCGCTTGAAGACCTTGAAAACATCACCGTAAACGCAGCTGACAGTTCGGGAGCTATTATTTTCTACCCAACTCCAGCAGCATCGGATATCGCTGATCCTTCACCAATTGTTTCAGCAACTCCAACTTCTGGTTCGTTGTTTCCGTTCGGCGATACGGTAGTGTATTACTCAGCAACTGATTTTTCTGGTAATGTTTCTTCAGCATCTTTTGTGGTAAGCGTTTTTGATCAAATTCCACCACAAATCACATGCCAAGGAAATATTGTCGTTGAAGCCGAAAGCGAGTTTGGAACAGTAGTATACTATCCAACACCTGAAGCAATGGATAATGTTGATCCATCTCCAATTGTTGAATGCAACCCACCATCTGGTTCTCTAATCCCGGTTGGAAGCACTATCGTTAATTGCACAGCGACCGATTCTAGTGGAAACGCATCGAATTGCTCGTTTATTGTTAGCGTCACAGATACGACTTCACCAGACATTAATTGTCCTGGAAATATTTATGCAGAAGCAATTGATAGCAATGGTGCGGTTGTTGAATATTCAGTAGAAGCAACCGACATAGTTGACCAGGATGTGGATGTTGTCTGCATTCCTCCATCGGGTTCAGTATTTCCAATAGGACATAACATAGTGACTTGCACTGCCACTGATGACTATGGGAACTCATCTGAATGTTCATTTGATATTTATGTTGACGATACGACTCCTCCAATCATTCAATGCTTAAATGATATAAGTGTTGAAGCAATGAGTTCAGATGGAGCAGTAGTTGAATTTGTGGTGTCTGCATCAGATACGGTTGATTCTGAGGTTGATGTAAATTGTACACCTCCTTCGGGTTCTGTTTTCTCGCTTGGTGATACATTAGTCCAGTGTATTGCTTCAGATGATGCAGGGAATTCATCTACATGCACTTTTGTCGTTAACGTAACGGATACCACTCCACCAATTATTGTTTGCCCTGGTGAACTAATCGTTGTAGAAGCAGTTGATGAGAATGGTGCAATTGTTAATTACTTGGTGACTGCAAGTGATATCGTTGACCAGGATGTTGAACTAATCTGTGATCCACCATCAGTATCCGAATTTCCACTTGGACAAACAACTGTTTCATGCATCGCAATCGATAATTCCGGTAACAGCACGATATGCGAATTTGTTGTTAATGTGATTGATACAACTTCACCTGTCATTTTGTGTCCAAGCGACATATACGTAGAAGCAACCGGATATGAAGGTTCAGTTGTCGAGTTTGTTGTTTTAGCATCAGATACAGTTGATCAAGAAGTAGACGTGAGTTGTAATTCGCAAACAGGTTCCGTATTCCCACTGGGAGAAACTGTAGTTCAATGTATAGCAACTGATGACTATGGAAATAATTCTACATGTTCATTTGTTATAACCGTCATTGATACAACACTACCTGAGATTGATTGCCCCGAAAATATAAGCGTTGAAGCGACCAGCCCTGATGGTGTGGTTGTTGAATTCACAGTTGTGGCGACAGATTCAGTTGATCAGAATGTCGATATCGTTTGCAACCCTGTTTCGGGTTCTGTTTTCTCAATTGGACAAACAACAGTTACATGTATAGCGGTTGATGATTTCGGCAACCAAGCAATATGTTCATTTGTTGTTAAAGTTACAGACACAACTCCTCCACAAATCAATGACGCTGTTCCTGACCCTGCTGAAATTTGGCCGCCAAACAATAAGATGATTCCTGTCACAATTTCTGTTGACGCCTTCGACACTGCTTCTGAGACTGTAAATTGCCAAATCATCTCCGTGACAAGTGATGAAGAAATTACTGAAGATGACTGGGAAATCACAGGTGATCTTACTCTACTCGTTCGAGCAGACCGCGACGGTAACGGTGATGGACGTGTTTACTTTATTCTTGTTGAATGCACCGACGAATATGGAAACGCTTCACAAGAAGTAGTTGAAGTTACGATAGCGCACGACCAAAGTGGTAAATCGAATAAGAAAGATAAAAAACCAGCAAAACCACCTAAGAAATAA